A region from the Mustela erminea isolate mMusErm1 chromosome 2, mMusErm1.Pri, whole genome shotgun sequence genome encodes:
- the ZNF518B gene encoding zinc finger protein 518B: MQIKKMKDIGQQLYTTQVNDGHNSLTMSPKQPNANRATRPDRQEAQALLCQGSEAEAAMMTIATCMKCKSVDKIPLQDLKKGTGPSQKEDKYVCFRCNLGVATSHFHFVNSNPSATPVGNKAEAIASSINNKFKVRNFKPGKYYCDKCRFSTKDPLQYKKHTLQHEEIKFICSHCSYISYTKGEFQRHLVKHTGIFPYQCEYCDYGAIRNDYIVKHRRRVHERAGGRRPPRTAAKLEPKRISASKQNSELLKAPHPRTAFQNKLSDQLSRFSLHTNKDKMHNIMLLPESKEYQKDVVCIPNKVTLMEPNEGRLFENKSVEVEVLSPAKEPVQPGMPLTVVAPAELVVPANCLAQLIDVKVVNGTQQLVLKLFPLEESNRPEAGGGEGGNSEHMIKEKGSAEPEKVVSASQTKSLVIEGNVGKLAGTDHLQSSVQKQLKNVKWVRSYDFFMSNSSVHNRESLLYPDTVEDFQKKSSIYPHRPVLPSFSLRGHSPASVVKNSVFHSFRAASNPFPYKAAVSFAEDGRNSLSDSQQFYPLAASPATMSFSGEKGLLPVSTSNLESRHEISIPIKMVPSHRKLKDKQTEEHKAVSNTGQISSQHKSEYLHVNIPGEDRIRSQPPVEEPLELKNPERTKDSFDGPVISSVFSLSSGSENVPEGVKWNSSTSKIKSIELLRRKIAQLIESCGKPSSLSANNAHRRSVGQASKGTSQAAPEGIHEINVSFAGTGYSTGTLPKPQEDGGINGPLTPQQIYPQFIEGSSGKTESRVTRKAHVTTPVLIPKGAVLRVLNSSEDTHIIEATCEAPVSIPCRETQLIKPIPFCPVRQTDSDLPSLTSESGPIDMSQNLDIPLRPKPRKESAFCSTMPKKTGPLHGQQGSSELSKQGKLLSRSLPISKNKTKQVNSSKKKSKIQADPSRYLKDPSIFQVARQLRLIAAKPDQLIKCPRRNQPVIVLNHPDVDSPEVTNVMKVINKYKGNVLKVVLSERTRCQLGIRRHHVRLTYQNAEEANQIKRQMMLKMKLKKVHKNNYQVVDSLPDDSSQCIFKCWFCGRLYEDQEEWMSHGQRHLIEATRDWDVLSSKGK, encoded by the coding sequence atgcaaataaagaagATGAAGGATATTGGACAGCAGTTATATACCACTCAAGTGAATGATGGACATAATTCCTTGACCATGTCCCCCAAACAACCGAATGCCAATAGAGCCACTAGACCAGATAGACAAGAAGCGCAAGCTCTCTTGTGTCAAGGCTCAGAGGCAGAGGCTGCCATGATGACCATCGCTACGTGTATGAAGTGCAAGAGTGTTGACAAAATCCCACTTCAAGATTTGAAAAAGGGTACTGGGCCAAGCCAGAAGGAAGACAAATATGTTTGCTTCAGATGCAACCTCGGTGTGGCCACTTCGCATTTCCATTTTGTGAATAGTAATCCCAGTGCTACTCCTGTAGGAAATAAAGCTGAAGCCATCGCCAGTTCCATCAATAACAAATTTAAGGTAAGGAACTTTAAGCCAGGCAAATACTATTGCGATAAATGTCGATTTTCCACAAAGGACCCTCTTCAGTACAAAAAGCACACGCTCCAACATGAAGAGATTAAATTCATCTGTTCTCACTGCAGCTACATATCCTACACAAAAGGGGAGTTCCAGAGGCACCTGGTGAAACACACAGGCATATTCCCTTATCAATGTGAGTACTGCGACTATGGTGCTATTCGGAATGACTACATTGTCAAACACAGGCGCAGAGTCCATGAGAGGGCAGGGGGACGGCGGCCGCCTAGAACTGCTGCCAAGCTGGAGCCAAAAAGAATCAGCGcatcaaaacaaaactcagagcTCCTGAAAGCTCCCCACCCAAGGACtgcatttcaaaataagttaTCAGATCAACTCTCAAGGTTCTCCCTCCatacaaataaagacaaaatgcACAATATCATGTTGTTGCCGGAATCAAAGGAATACCAAAAGGATGTAGTGTGTATTCCAAATAAAGTGACCCTGATGGAGCCAAATGAAGGCCGTCTGTTTGAGAACAAAAGCGTGGAGGTGGAAGTGTTGTCCCCAGCGAAAGAGCCTGTCCAGCCAGGAATGCCGTtgacagtggttgcaccagcagAACTTGTGGTCCCTGCCAACTGCTTGGCCCAGCTGATCGATGTGAAGGTCGTCAATGGGACCCAGCAGCTTGTCCTGAAACTGTTTCCTCTGGAAGAAAGTAACCGCCCAGAAGCTGGTGGTGGTGAAGGGGGTAATTCTGAGCATATGATTAAAGAGAAGGGTTCAGCTGAACCAGAAAAAGTGGTTTCTGCAAGCCAAACAAAGTCACTAGTGATTGAAGGGAATGTTGGAAAACTGGCAGGCACTGATCATCTTCAATCGTCAGTTcagaaacaacttaaaaatgtgAAGTGGGTCAGGTCTTATGATTTTTTCATGTCAAATTCTAGTGTGCACAATCGAGAATCCCTTCTCTACCCAGATACAGTTGAGGACTTCCAGAAAAAAAGTAGTATCTATCCACATAGACcagttcttccttctttctctttaagagGTCATTCTCCAGCATCTGTAGTAAAAAACAGTGTTTTCCACAGTTTCAGAGCTGCATCAAACCCTTTTCCATATAAAGCTGCTGTTTCTTTTGCTGAAGATGGAAGGAACTCACTTAGTGACTCACAGCAGTTCTATCCCTTGGCTGCGTCACCTGCAACCATGTCCTTCTCTGGAGAAAAGGGTTTGTTGCCTGTAAGTACAAGTAACTTGGAATCTAGACATGAGATCAGTATTCCTATAAAAATGGTTCCCTCTCATAGGAAGTTGAAAGACAAGCAGACCGAGGAACACAAGGCAGTTTCAAACACAGGCCAGATTTCTTCCCAACATAAAAGCGAATATTTACACGTGAATATACCAGGAGAGGATAGAATCAGGTCTCAGCCGCCCGTGGAGGAGCCTTTAGAATTAAAGAATCCTGAAAGGACTAAGGACTCTTTTGATGGTCCAGTCATCTCGTCAGTATTTTCTCTGAGCTCTGGGTCTGAAAACGTCCCTGAGGGCGTTAAGTGGAATAGTTCAACGTCCAAAATAAAGTCAATTGAACTCTTGCGCAGAAAGATAGCTCAGTTGATTGAATCCTGTGGCAAGCCATCATCTTTGTCTGCAAATAACGCACATCGCCGTTCTGTAGGGCAGGCATCGAAGGGAACTTCACAAGCTGCTCCCGAAGGTATTCACGAAATTAACGTGTCATTTGCAGGCACTGGCTATTCCACAGGCACACTCCCGAAACCTCAGGAAGACGGTGGTATCAATGGGCCACTCACTCCTCAGCAAATATATCCACAGTTTATAGAAGGCAGCAGTGGGAAAACTGAAAGCAGAGTGACTAGGAAGGCCCATGTTACTACTCCAGTATTGATCCCCAAAGGGGCTGTGTTGAGGGTTCTTAATTCTTCTGAGGACACCCACATTATAGAGGCAACGTGTGAAGCACCGGTCAGCATACCTTGCCGTGAGACCCAGTTAATAAAACCCATTCCGTTCTGCCCAGTGAGACAGACAGACTCAGACTTACCATCTTTGACAAGTGAAAGTGGGCCCATAGATATGTCCCAAAATCTTGATATACCTCTTCGGCCAAAACCAAGAAAAGAGAGTGCTTTTTGTAGCACCATGCCTAAAAAAACTGGCCCCCTGCACGGTCAGCAAGGAAGCAGTGAACTGAGTAAGCAAGGCAAACTGCTTTCCAGAAGTCTTCctataagtaaaaacaaaaccaaacaagtgAATTCAtccaagaagaaaagcaaaatccaGGCTGATCCCAGCCGCTATCTCAAGGATCCTTCAATTTTTCAGGTCGCAAGACAGCTTCGACTGATTGCCGCTAAGCCAGACCAGTTGATTAAATGCCCCCGTCGGAATCAGCCTGTCATCGTGTTAAACCATCCTGATGTTGATTCTCCAGAAGTCACCAACGTGATGAAGGTAATCAATAAGTACAAAGGCAATGTCCTCAAAGTCGTCCTATCAGAGAGGACGAGGTGTCAGTTAGGCATCAGACGGCATCATGTTCGCCTGACATACCAGAACGCAGAGGAGGCCAATCAGATAAAAAGGCAAATGATGTTGAAAATGAAACTTAAGAAGGTGCATAAAAACAACTACCAGGTGGTGGATTCCTTGCCTGATGACTCATCGCAGTGTATATTTAAGTGCTGGTTTTGTGGGCGGCTTTATGAAGACCAGGAAGAGTGGATGAGTCACGGCCAGCGGCATTTGATAGAGGCAACTAGAGATTGGGATGTTCTTTCTTCCAAgggcaaataa